A genomic stretch from Schistosoma haematobium chromosome 4, whole genome shotgun sequence includes:
- a CDS encoding hypothetical protein (EggNog:ENOG410VMYT~COG:S) has product MLFPLKIFQYASILLVSITIYYDMQIWISIVMLDFRRTPCYDLWSTQKSEVLDADVAYVGCAGYIPSLCDPLLDGLNKLSISPESPDRLSGSGYHIGDNITAVVRSPDSHAMYPKTTKSTHRDFDTARLSTYGSSSNCMETFEKLCGRGHSTQSGTQLPRSDGIFNHSPVACGDVNKTLFTNKTNQSISVRKVDCPLLCEKYPANPVIDGGAWNDFPLRDAIGAALVILSSKSKASGCRRVMSRSSHRNKKWDRETLKLHSWFNSFCLLEMPASLKQIFLSVRRKLEEDYVLCAFCRNNGELPEIYITHEVRDQDGRVTCPVLRVLSCPNCHATGDHAHTIRYCPYPRQL; this is encoded by the exons ATGCTTTTTCCCttgaaaatatttcagtatGCTTCCATCTTATTGGTTAGTATAACCATATATTACGATATGCAAATTTGGATATCGATAGTGATGCTGGACTTCCGCAGGACACCTTGCTATGACCTGTGGTCTACGCAGAAGTCTGAAGTCTTAGATGCAGATGTTGCGTATGTTGGTTGTG CCGGTTACATTCCATCCCTTTGTGACCCACTCTTGGATGGATTGAACAAGCTATCAATAAGCCCGGAGTCTCCAGATCGTCTTTCTGGTAGCGGATATCATATTGGAGATAACATTACGGCTGTTGTTCGTAGTCCAGATTCTCATGCCATGTACCCGAAGACAACTAAATCAACAC ATCGCGATTTTGATACTGCTAGATTAAGTACATATGGTAGTTCATCAAACTGCATGGAGACTTTTGAGAAACTATGTGGACGTGGACACAGTACTCAATCTGGAACCCAGTTACCGAGATCAGATGGCATTTTCAATC ATAGTCCTGTCGCTTGCGGTGATGTAAACAAGACTCTATTCACTAACAAAACCAACCAGTCGATTTCGGTTAGAAAAGTTGATTGCCCTCTTCTCTGTGAGAAGTATCCCGCAAATCCGGTTATCGATGGAG GTGCCTGGAATGACTTCCCGCTGCGCGATGCAATTGGGGCAGCTCTTGTTATACTTTCTAGTAAATCAAAAGCATCGGGATGTCGTCGAGTAATGTCCCGTTCTTCCCATAGAAATAAGAAGTGGGATCGTGAGACGTTAAAACTTCACTCTTG GTTTAACTCTTTTTGCCTGTTAGAAATGCCTGCTTCTCTGAAACAAATATTCCTGTCAGTTCGCAGAAAGTTGGAGGAAGATTATGTTCTATGCGCATTTTGCCGGAACAATGGCGAGTTACCCGAAATATACATAACTCATGAA GTTAGGGATCAAGATGGTCGGGTGACGTGTCCGGTGTTACGTGTACTCTCATGTCCCAACTGCCATGCGACCGGTGATCATGCCCATACAATCAGATACTGCCCGTACCCTAGGCAACTTTAG
- a CDS encoding hypothetical protein (EggNog:ENOG410VMYT~COG:S): protein MVVHQTAWRLLRNYVDVDTVLNLEPSYRDQMAFSILFGIATIGYSIFVDSPVACGDVNKTLFTNKTNQSISVRKVDCPLLCEKYPANPVIDGGAWNDFPLRDAIGAALVILSSKSKASGCRRVMSRSSHRNKKWDRETLKLHSWFNSFCLLEMPASLKQIFLSVRRKLEEDYVLCAFCRNNGELPEIYITHEVRDQDGRVTCPVLRVLSCPNCHATGDHAHTIRYCPYPRQL from the exons ATGGTAGTTCATCAAACTGCATGGAGACTTTTGAGAAACTATGTGGACGTGGACACAGTACTCAATCTGGAACCCAGTTACCGAGATCAGATGGCATTTTCAATC TTATTTGGAATTGCTACTATAGGATATTCTATTTTTGTAGATAGTCCTGTCGCTTGCGGTGATGTAAACAAGACTCTATTCACTAACAAAACCAACCAGTCGATTTCGGTTAGAAAAGTTGATTGCCCTCTTCTCTGTGAGAAGTATCCCGCAAATCCGGTTATCGATGGAG GTGCCTGGAATGACTTCCCGCTGCGCGATGCAATTGGGGCAGCTCTTGTTATACTTTCTAGTAAATCAAAAGCATCGGGATGTCGTCGAGTAATGTCCCGTTCTTCCCATAGAAATAAGAAGTGGGATCGTGAGACGTTAAAACTTCACTCTTG GTTTAACTCTTTTTGCCTGTTAGAAATGCCTGCTTCTCTGAAACAAATATTCCTGTCAGTTCGCAGAAAGTTGGAGGAAGATTATGTTCTATGCGCATTTTGCCGGAACAATGGCGAGTTACCCGAAATATACATAACTCATGAA GTTAGGGATCAAGATGGTCGGGTGACGTGTCCGGTGTTACGTGTACTCTCATGTCCCAACTGCCATGCGACCGGTGATCATGCCCATACAATCAGATACTGCCCGTACCCTAGGCAACTTTAG